The Deltaproteobacteria bacterium genome contains the following window.
CCTACTGCGGGTGTGGGTGCGGTCTTTATCTGCATTTGTCCCACAACCGGATCACCGGCGTCTCCCCCAGCCGGGCGCATCCGGTCAACGGGGGAATGCTCTGCGTGAAGGGGTGGAACGCCCACGAATTCATTCACCATCCCGACCGGCTGGCCTCCCCCCTCCGGAAAACGGAACGGGGCCGGGTCCGGACCTCCTGGCGGGATGCGCTGAACCTGACCGCCTCCCGGCTCTCCGCCATTGCCGCTGAATACGGTCCCGATTCGATCGGTTTTCTCAGTTCCGCAAAGTGCAGCAATGAAGAAAACTATCTCATGATGAAATTCGCCCGCGCGGTCATTGGGACGAACAACATCGATCACTGCGCCCGGCTATGCCATTCGTCCACCGTGGGCGGCCTCTCCGGAACCTTCGGCTCGGGCGCCATGACCAATTCCATTGCCGAGATTGATGAGGCAAAGACCCTCTTCGTGATCGGTTCCAACACGACCGAACAGCATCCCATGATCGGGATGCACATGCTCCGTGCCGTGGACCGGGGCGCGACCCTGATTGTTGCCGACCCGCGGAGGACCCAGATCGCCGAGTTTGCCCGGATTCATCTACGGCATCGGAGCGGGACGGATATTGCCTTGCTGAACAGCATCATGAATGTGATCATCCTCGAAGGGCTGGTGGATATCGAATTCGTGAAGCGGCGCACGGAAAATTTTGATGGCCTGATGAATGTTGTCAACTTTTACACGCCATCCGTCGGCGCCAAGGTCACCGGTGTTCCTGCGGGAATGATCCGCAAGGCGGCGCGGATCTTTGCGACGCAGCAGCGCTCCATGCTCTTCTATGCCATGGGGATCACCCAGCATATCTGCGGGGTGGACAATGTCCGGGCCTGTGCCAACCTGATCATGTTGACGGGTCATATCGGGCAGCCTTTTTCCGGGTTGAACCCGTTGCGGGGGCAGAACAATGTGCAGGGGGCCTGCGACATGGGGGCGCTTCCCGATTTCTATTCGGGCTATCAGGAGGTGAGCGATCCCGCTGCGCGGCGGAAATTCTCCCGTGCCTGGGGAACCCCGCTTCCCGACCGGCCGGGGATGACCCTGACGGAGATGATCGATGCCATGGCGGAGGGGAAGATCCGTGCCCTCTACGTGATGGGGGAGAACCCGCTCCTCTCCGATCCGGACCTGAACCACGTTCGGGAGGCGTTCAGCCGACTCGATTTTCTGGTAGTCCAGGACATCTTTCTCTCCGAGACGGCAAAGATCGCCGATGTCGTCCTCCCCGCCGCGAGCTATGCGGAAAAAGACGGCACCTACACGAACACGGAGCGGCGCGTACAGAAGGCCGAGCAGGCGCTTTCACCCTTTGGGGAGAGCCTGCCGGACTGGCAGATCCTCTGTCAGCTTGCAAACCGCATGGGCTATCCCATGTCCTACCACGGGACCTACGAGATCATGGAGGAGATCGCCCTTTTGAGCCCCTCCTACGGCGGGATGCTTCACCACCGGCTCCATGAAAATTTCGGGCTCCAGTGGCCCTGTCCCGACCTGAACCATAAGGGGACCCCTTACCTGCACCGGAAGAAGTTCGCCCGGGGTCTCGGTCGGTTCATCCCCGTGGAATTCATTCCGGCGGCCGAGCCGGTTGACGGAGATTATCCCCTGCTGCTGACGACCGGACGGATCTATTTCCATTATCATACCGGGACGATGTGCCGACGGACCTCCACACTGGAACGGGAGGAGCCGGAATGTTTTGTTGAGATGAATCCTTCCGATGCCGAAGGTCGCGGCATCCGGAACGGACAAATCGTCCGGATCACCTCCCGACGGGGCACCCTGACGGTCCGAACCTTCCTGACGGAGAAGACCCCGGCGGGAACGGTCTTCCTCCCCTTCCACTTCCGGGAAGCGGCGGCGAACCTTCTGACATGTGCCGCCACCGATCCCGAAGCGGGGATCCCGGAATTCAAGGTCTGTGCCGTCCGGGTGGAACCCCGGACCGCCGGTCGACATCCGGAAAAAGAACAGGAAAAGATTCTTCATCACTGACGGCTTTGTCGTCACGGAGCAACCGAAACATGGGCAAGGCCTGTATCCTCGACAAGAACCATCTCCCCTACTGGCTGCGGCAGATCCGTAAGGAGCGGAGACTAATCGCTCCCATGGTTACGATTGCGGGGGATCCGGTCTATAAGGAGGTCGGCAATATTCACGAGATCCAGCTTGATGGTCCGGCGTGCCTCCCCTCGGTCAAGGAATTCTTCTTCCCGCAGACGGAGGTAATGTTCCGGTGCCGGGAAGGAAAGGTCCGGGAAGAGGTCCTCGGAGTCCCCACGGTCATCTTCGGACTCCGTTCCTGCGATGTCGCGGCATTGCACAGAGTCGATCGGTTCATGGGTGGAGATTTTCACGATCCCTACTATGAAAGAAAACGGGAAAATACGATTCTTGTCTCCGTCGGTTGCAACCGGCCCGATCCGACCTGCTTCTGCATGAACCTCGGCACAGGCCCTTTCCTGCATGAGGGATACGATATCCAGTTGACCGATCTCGGATCCCGCTATTTTGTGGAGACCGCATCCGGCCGCGCCGCAAAATTGCTCCGGAAGTTTCGATACCTCTTCAGGAACCC
Protein-coding sequences here:
- the fdhF gene encoding formate dehydrogenase subunit alpha — translated: MKKVYTICPYCGCGCGLYLHLSHNRITGVSPSRAHPVNGGMLCVKGWNAHEFIHHPDRLASPLRKTERGRVRTSWRDALNLTASRLSAIAAEYGPDSIGFLSSAKCSNEENYLMMKFARAVIGTNNIDHCARLCHSSTVGGLSGTFGSGAMTNSIAEIDEAKTLFVIGSNTTEQHPMIGMHMLRAVDRGATLIVADPRRTQIAEFARIHLRHRSGTDIALLNSIMNVIILEGLVDIEFVKRRTENFDGLMNVVNFYTPSVGAKVTGVPAGMIRKAARIFATQQRSMLFYAMGITQHICGVDNVRACANLIMLTGHIGQPFSGLNPLRGQNNVQGACDMGALPDFYSGYQEVSDPAARRKFSRAWGTPLPDRPGMTLTEMIDAMAEGKIRALYVMGENPLLSDPDLNHVREAFSRLDFLVVQDIFLSETAKIADVVLPAASYAEKDGTYTNTERRVQKAEQALSPFGESLPDWQILCQLANRMGYPMSYHGTYEIMEEIALLSPSYGGMLHHRLHENFGLQWPCPDLNHKGTPYLHRKKFARGLGRFIPVEFIPAAEPVDGDYPLLLTTGRIYFHYHTGTMCRRTSTLEREEPECFVEMNPSDAEGRGIRNGQIVRITSRRGTLTVRTFLTEKTPAGTVFLPFHFREAAANLLTCAATDPEAGIPEFKVCAVRVEPRTAGRHPEKEQEKILHH